actgagtataatacttcagggcaaaatatggcttttcaataaaatagaggagtttcaagctttctcaatgaaaagaacagagctgaatagaaaatttgactttcaaatacaagaatcaagagaagcatgaaaaggtctcatcggatttggcttaaggagggaataacatacacactcaattgggtatcttaccctacaggaaaatagggggaaggggaaaagagcagggatgatagaagggaaggaagattgggggaggaggtagtcgaaagcaaacacttttgaaaaggaacagggtcaagggagaaaactgaataaaggtgggcaggataggatggagggaaatatagttagtcttccataacatgactattatggaagtattttacataatgatacatgtatggcctatgttgaattgctcaccttctcaaagagggtgggtggggaaggaagaggggagagaatttggaactcaaagttcttaaaacaaatgcttaaaaaatcatttttacatgcaactgggaaataagatatacaagcaatggggtatagaagtctatcttgccctacaagaaagtaaggggaaggggataaggggcagggagtagggtgacagaagggaggacagactggggaaacgggcaatcagaatatatgccatcttggggtgggggagggtagaaatggggagaaaatttgtaactcaaaatcttgtggaaataaatgttgaaaactaaaatgttaaataaaaatattaaaataaactaCATAGAGGATTGAGTCAAATTTGcaaaaataagatccattccccaattgataagtgacaaaagatataaatagatagttttagaggaaaaaaatcaaagctatcaatagccatatgaaaaaaatgctctaaatcattaataattagagaaatgccatttaaaagaAGTCTAAGGTACCAACCAGCACCTATCAAAttggataaaatgacaaaaaggaaagtgacaaattctggaggggatATTGGAAAGCAGACACACTAATGAACTGTGGGACGAGTTGTGAATTTGTcaaaccattttagaaagcaatttggaactatgaagaAAAAGCTATGTATGCCTTTTGACCCAACAAATCCATTCCTAGGGCTATACTAAATGGAGATCAAAGAAACAGGGGAAAGATAGtttagcagctctttgtggtggcaaagaattagaaactaagggaATTCTTGTCATCTGGGGAAGgttgaacaagttttggtataagaatgtgatggaacactattgtgtttTAACAAATGATGAAGAGGTAATTTCAGAAGAACCTAAGAAGACtcatgaactgatgcgaagtggAGTGAGTAGAGGCAGAAGAACAATGTACATggagcaatattataaagaaagtcaactgggaaagacttattAACTCTGATCAGCATAATGATCAACCACACTTTCAAAGAACTCATTATCAAACACGTTTTCCACTTCTAGATAGATAACTGATGGACTCAAAGTGAATATTGAAGcgcattcattttctcttttgtttgcttattttcttttttaaacattgctaatgtagaaatttattttgcatgattacatttgtaataagttttgtttttcatatctTCTCTGGTGgaagagggagacaatttggaattaaaaaataaatctctattttaaaaaaataacaaaccttTTACAATCATATAGTTCCAAATgttatgtttttttcttaataaacaaTAGAATTAAACAGAAACTTTTCAAAATTAAAGATTTTGatgtgaaagaaaggaaagtgaatATTAAGACAGTAGCAACATATGTTAATGTGGCCCAAAATCTCTAAAAATACCTTTGGAATAAGCCAATATCACTTCAGTAAGTAATAGTTAAGGTTGATAACATATCTACCACATTGGATTTATCTAATGTAACCAAATATTTTACCTCTAAATGGAAGACTATGACTTGATTAGGATCCAAGGGATTCAAAAGGTCCTTCACAAGGAAACACTACATGAATTTAGACAACAATGTACCAAAGAAATCTTGAATGACTGACTGAgttgtgtgggtttttttgtgAAAAGGGGAATATTTTTACTGTGATTCAAGGTCAGGTAGTTGACACCAGAAACCATAGAAGCGTAAGCCTTAAAGAGCCTAGACTTAGTGATCTATTCATATTGTTGAGAGGTAGGAATAGTGCAACACATCGATTCAGTCTGAAAATCTAGCACATTCTGAATACCAAGCAAGAAATGACATAGTAGCTAGAGTTATCCATTATAATTATTTCCTCATATCTAACAAGACAATAAATCCCCACATTGCAAATACAAACAttacaatagtaataatagctagtatgtATATAACTCTTTAAGATTTAGTAAACACTTTTTTATATGCTAtctctttccttacaacaaccctaggaggtaagtgtaataattatcttcattttaagatTGAGGAAATTAATTCTGAGTAAGGGttgaccagagtcacaaagccattAATTGTCTGAAGCATAATTTGAACTCCAACACCAAGTCCAATGTTCTGGACACTGTCCCTCCTAGCTGACTAATTTGTTTAGTAAATGTATTGGAATCAGACCTTTGCCACTGACTGGGCAATCGCTGAAATATAACATAGATCAATTAAAATTCAAGAAACATGTTTTAAACACCTATCCAAAATACAAAGGGTCTCAAACCTAcatataacttttttaaaagccttttcaaCATATACAGACatgaacaaaaattttttaagtgaaaagaGGGAGGTGGCAGAATAAGAAGAGGGATTCATTTGAGCTTTCCCAAATTCCTTTCccaacaacattaaaataatgcctcaaaacaaatcctggagtagcagaaccaacaaaagaatggggagaaacaattttccagcctacaAAAACTTAGAACAGCAGGAAACATCTGTTTCACTAGGATGAGAGTGCAGCACACTACAGCACAGACCATGACAGTATAGACCTCTCCCCAACAAGCCAGCAACAAGTCTTGGGGTGACTGAATAGGTGACAGTGATTTTTTGAGAGCTCAggccacagatggtaaggaggtctgacaattggtcagaaggagaatACAGGGTATCTTTGGGTGGCACAGGGAGCAGGATTCTTTCATTGTGTGTATGATGTTCTGGGTTGCTTTTTCAGaacaaggaggagcactgggaGGAATAggaaccctggtcacagttccatggCAGAGAAGAgtactagagcacaggccagggcaGAGGAGACTGtgcctctcctttgatcatattaGCTTGGTAAAACCAAAAACTTAATAATCCCCAGAACTaactctaaaaacaacagcatgaaaaatctgaagcttggaacagtgcccccTCTACCCACAGAGCAGATCCCAACTTTAAcattggaaaatgagcaaacagaaaaaaataaattaaccctggaaagctattatggtgacaggaaagattaaaaaacaaactcaaaagaagacaataaagccAAAACTGCTACAACCAGAgcatcaaagtaaaaaaaatggatttgtctcaggccctggaagagctcaaaaaggattttaaaaatcaaagaaaagaagtAGGGGGAAAATTAGGGAGAAattgctatctacatccagagaaagaaatgataaataaaagtatgtataggaTAATTTTACCTATATagacctatttgtgtctaatggtagccatctctaggaaaGAGTGggggacaaaagaaaaagaaatagaaatttacatgataacatataacataagaaaaatagtaagttgtacataatagatttgcagtttcaaatgcaatcatctttttattacattatattatggaaatgcttgttttagtccataaatttaaaataaaataaatttttaaaaaggaaatgggaataatgcaagaaaattatgaaaagaaaattaacagtttggtaagaGAAAGTAACACATTAAAAACTGAATAAGCCAAGTGGTAAAGGAGggacaaaaatccactgaaaagaattccttaaaaagaagagttggccaaatagaaaaaaggtaaaaaaattgAGTGAAGAAAAccactccttaaaaattagaattggccaaatggaaatgaaaatacaaaagctagtgaagaaaacagttccttaaaaattagaataaggtaagtggaagctaataaatccatgaaacatcaagaaacaatcaaatatttcccaatttataataggtcaatggatatgaacagacaattttcagataaataaatcaaagctatctatagtcatatggaaaactgctccaaattactattgattagagaaatgcaaattataaacaATTCTgagcactggccccagagtcaggaggacctgagttcaaatttggcctcaaacacttgaaacacttcctggctgtgtgacattggataagtcacttaataccaattgccctgctttcccccctccaaaagaagatttaaaaaagcaattctgaggtgccaccttatacctatctgattggctaatatgacagaaaaggaaaacgataaatgttggagggcatgtgggaaaactgggacattaatgcattgttggtagagttgtgaactgatccaaccattccggagaacaatttggaactatgcccaaggccTATAAAAATCATTCACACCCTTTGACCAATCAATACCATTACtaagtctgtattccaaaaagatttttttatagAGGTGAAAGGAcataattttacaaaaatatttatagtagctcttttcccatggcaaagaactagaaattgaggggatgcttgtcaactggggaatggctgaacatgaagtggcatatgattgtaatgaaataatattgttctatgaaaaatgacaagcagaaaatgacaaacagaaaattataagcagaaaaacctggaaagacttacatgaactgatgcagagtgaagtgagcagaaccaggaaaacattgtacatagtaaaaatggtattatacaatgatcaaccattgatgacttatctattctcagaaatacaatgttctaaaataattccaaagaatTTGATGAacaaatgctatccacctacagagagGGAACTTATGAACTCTAAgtgaaaattgaagtataattttcttgctttaatttcttttttgcttttttgtgatgtttctaatatggaaatacattttgcatgattttgcaTGTACAATTGATATCGTATTATTTGCCTTATCAGTGTGTGGTGAAGAATATTGAAAAGAGGGTGagaatttgtgactcaaaatttaaaaagaaaagaatatttaaaataaatatttgtttaatcatATGTGAAGATGAACTGAATACTATACCTGGTATCTTATTTGTGGCTGGGATTTTACTAGAATATTTGCACTGAGACTACAGGGGTTGTACTTATGTCCTAATAGTTTTATTCAAATACAGAAAAGTAATTTTATTCATCCATGTAATAATTTATGGAGCATTATGTAGAAGAAACATGACAGTATAAGTTAAAAAtctcaaaacaaatcaaaatcaaAACACACCCTAtaaattaattcctttttatttttgttaagttCCTAGATGAACTGACTGGAAATATTAATGACATTCACAAACATAATGCTGTGAAAAATATTAAAGATGTGAAATACTTttgatatgtgtgtatctattgATACAGCCTGAATCAGAATATCTGATTTATCAAGATCATCACTGGATGATCCCAAATTGGGCTGAATTCCCACCTTTAATTTGTTCTCCATCATTTAGTCCTGGATTTCACACTCTGCACATATGGGTCATtgttcttttttatatctttaattCTACAATTTTTAAGGATAGATATTATCCCAAGTAAATTACAAAAGTTTTAGCTCTTAAAGAACACACTTCAATAACTTTTAGAGCTATCTCAGTGACTGATGGTATGAAGAAGGCCAGCATTTCATGGATCATGCAAATTCACAATGAAACAGGATCTGTTACCCTAATGCTCAAAAGAACTTGAAGCCAAAACGAAAAGATAACACCAAGGACTGACATGATCTGTTGTGGCACAAAAAGCATTGCATTGGAAACacagatcctgggttcaaatcttgactctattACGAATTGCCAGTGTAAtgttagacaaatcacttaatctctttgggcttcagtttcctcatctataaaatgaaggggttgtactagATACAAAGATCTTTTGATATGGAAACTATGAAAACATATCCCCTATTTATCTATTTTCTGACCATAAGCCTATGTACACCTAAACAGACTTGTCTATGACCAGACATCCTGTCATACCTGCTAATAGCAGGGCTTAGTTTGGGAGATTTCTTGAGATCTAAAGTTGGAGGTTTTAGTAGGCTAAACTATTTATTTGTCTCCACTGTCTGGaattaatatggtgagcccctcAAAATGCAAGCAATTTAGGTTGCCTAGGTAGAGGCAAACCAActcaggtcagaaatggagcaagtCAAATCTCAGGAGCCAATCAGTAGCCCCTAGACTTCCGGCCAGGGAGATGAAGGAAGGGACTgtcctgaaaaacaaaacaaacaaaaactcctaGGATCTTAGAAACACATTTCAGTGATGAGTGTTGACTTAAAACTTTTGGAGCTTCATAAGACCTGAAGAAACTCGTGTTTCACAAGGGACACTGCTATGTTCCAATCAGGTAGATAGAAAGATGCAagttaaatcctgcctcaaacacttactgaatgacgttgagcaagtcacttaaccttcctttgactgttcatttgtaaaatgaggataataatgctgTTGTGAGTATCAATTGACATGTAAcgtactttgcaaacttcaaagtactAATAAATCCTGGCTATTATTCTTATGAGGCATCCAAAGGCTCTTTTATGCAGTCACCCTTCAACATAACAATGCTTCAAGTAAACAAGCACactcaaaaaaattaaaggtaGGCTATATATTATTCTTGCAGAACCTCATTGCTCTTCTTCCAGCTTATTGAGAGGTACTCCTGTGGTTCCCACAAGACATTTAAATAGAATCAAAAGTGAAACAAAATGTTCCTTTTCATACAGGTATTGTTTCATCACAATTCTATTTcagctatttaaaaaatttttaaaaacactttcatTTGGCACCTTTGGAGGAGTTCACTTTACTAGCTGGTTCCAGATCCTGTTTACACTGTCTCATcttgattttataaatgattaCCTCTTGAAGGAATGCTAtcataaattttaaaagcttCTGTTTCCTTACCAGCATTTATAAAACTCCCATGTAAGCCTAATTTTAAAAGGCTTCCCTCTATGAACCTTATTTCCTTTACTCAAAACTTGCCTTAATTTCCACTTTCCAATGGAGTTTACATTAATATATCTCATTCAAATCTATGTTGTCTTTTCTATTTTCAGTCAAGAGCCAATGATGTCATTAGCTGTCCTTTGATGTGTACCTGACTGACTAGCCACTTTTCTAATAATAGGGCAAAATCCTGAGCTATCTCTGGAATTAGTAGCCACAAAACAGTGAAGTGAAAAATATAATTGAGTTCATTCTAGCATCACCATCTGGTGTCCACCCAAGACTAAATACTGTAGCTCTTTCTAAATACAATCAATACCTAAGAGGCCAGGACCACTCAACCCCAGGAGGCAGTAAAAATGTTTACCTTGCTAGGATTCTCCAGAACATTATCAACCTCCTATCTCAGGGATTTGTAACCAAGGTGCCTATGagtttgggttttattttatttgttttctcctattttgatatttctttcaatattgacatatatttcattataattggatctctttgtaatcttttgtatttattttatgcatttaaaaacattttgagaagggaAGGTCCATAGACAGCTCAAAGAGCAATTTTAGTATATTTACAATTTTGAAAATTGATGAACtctacaaatcagagcttaattcattgttttgttgattgtctagatttatgAAATTGATGGAAAAAACGTTAATGATGTCGATTCAACTTAAAACTGTATTGCATGTACATTTTTTGAGCACTGGTCATTAAATCTTTATCAGCTTGAAAGCTATGAACTAAAAAATAGCTAGTAATCATAACTTAATAATAGTGGCTCACATTTGAATAAGCAATTTATACAAAGGTAATGAGATACTTGCTGTGCAGACTTCCCTTGGCAATAGGAATATCTCCTGAGGCTGCTTCGGGGATGAAGCACACAGTTGATGTTTGGGGGTAGCTCATTTAATAAATGACACTTTCCAAGTTTCTGCTCTAAACTGTTCCTATAACTCCAGACAAAAGAAATACCAAAGCCTATTCTCCCAAGTTTGCGTAGACATGGAATTTTGGGAGTTTTATTGAACCTACTCAATTTTTTAGAAGTCACAAAATGCTCACatgtaagagaagaaaatgagctcTCTGACTAATAACATGCTTGCGACTGTAATCCTACTCCCCAGCATCTTCATGCAAAGGTTCCTTTACTCCCACCTGTCTCTTCTTCTCATTTCTGATTGGTCAGAGTTCCCAATAGCTAGTTGGACCCACACCCACCAAAACTGTTCTTCAGCCATCATAAGGATGCCTCCTCATCCATACCTTTCCCTCCACAATCACCACCATCCATTTCACCCTCTAGTTCTGGGGacaataatcaatcaatattaTCATTCTTTCAATTGTCCTGTGACTCCATTAATCATTTCTGTGAGTCTAAAACATACCTCCATAGCCATCACTCAcctgtatgtgttgtctttcccttttaaaatgtaatcattTTGAGGGTAAAGGTgatcttgcttttgtatttgtatccctatgcTTAAAACTATACCTGGATAAGTCCAtagtaaatatattttccttcattaATGAATTCAACATCACTCTCCAATCACACGTAGATAAGTTATACCATATCCTCTGCTTCTGTAGGATAATGTCAAACTAGCTTCAAATCACAAGTAATCTTTTACTGGTGGGAGTACAAGGGGAATGGaagcaaaaaatttaaaactctgtGGGTCATTGCTACTTCCTGTGAGACAGAATTCCTAGCAGTATACACTACCACTCTCTTCCTTACCCTTGATGCCACAAAATCCAATTGCCCAAGTCCCTGTTCTTATAGACTCTTTCCATTTACAAAgaccttttatatttttatctcattttggcTTTATTTAATACTCACAACAATCTTATGAAATAAGCAGggtaaggggaagctaggtggcacagtggatagagcacaagccctggagtcagtaggacctgagttcaaatgtgacttcagatacttactaactgtgtaactctgaacaagtcacttaaccctgattgcctcaaaaaaaaaataagcagggCAAACAGTAGGACAAGGAGTTCAAAACCAGAATAACAGTTCTTTAAAGGTATCATTGGGTTATTGGTATGTTTTAATATTAATCCCAGAACGATAATCATaataatgcttttattatttttcatgttttttggaCACAACATAATAACTTAAAtctaataggcacttaataaatgctgaccaTGACACAGcaagatttattaagcaaattatcttcataagttcaagaGGCAGCcttgcatagtgaatagagagccaacTGCCGAGTTAGAAAAACCTGTGACatgtgctagctatgtgaccctgggcaagtcacttgacttctcagtaCCCTGGGTAACACAAATAAGTTGAAAGTGACCCCACTAATGAGGAAAATTCTACTAAGTAGGTGTAGGAGGTATGGGAAAAATTAAGGAAGCACTTCCATTAACAAGCCAGAGCCAATTAtctgaaatatttcaaaattaagGTTATTTTCTAATTGGTAGCTTCCTGACTTAGGCCATTCTCTCCTGGGGAATTCTACTTCATCTGTTCCACATTCTTTGTGTGCCCAGTACCACAAACTCCACTGCTGAAACCCAATCCCAGAGCCATCAGTGGCAAGGATAAGATATCCTTGCAAATAAATGGCTAATCCAACAACTTAAAATATTCTTCATGGAGGGATTTTAATATGATCataattttagagctaaaagggaagccatctagtctaaccttctcattttacacatgagaaaactgaggctcaagaagattaaattatttacccaaagtcactgtaagggaaagcaaagtgggactttttactgttttttttcttttggagtgcttctcagtactaaggcaatcaagtgcctttgattgagtcttgcctttgtttgtaggaaggcccacaagCTTTTGCTAAtcaggtcacaagaggtgtgaagcactccaAAGGTGTGAAgtccttgagaggtgtgaagccctctggCCCCTGAAAAatggtatatatacccagaggatagccattgaactgggaatcaagaattgagaattgagaaGCTAGAATTCTCAGAACTGTGGGCGGAGAGGTTTTGCTTCGGGGCTCACTCACTGAAAAAATGTTGTGTtatttgactagatgagactctgggtagccactgttaaggagccccctgggctttgaaaacacagatgttggtacttctctctctggtaactgtgtatgtattgttatggCCAGACACACAGAAGCCTTTCTGTTGATTTATGTTTATtcgctctgtttacataatttctgcatgtaatttctgtttgtgttttctctgaagttcagggtgctttttcCCTTGAATTAAGTGAATTATATGAATATGTTTGATTAatgtgagattgtaaaccccttacagttgctttccttaaaaaagcagatcaagggGACACGGCCGGCTGCCGGCTGCGCCTGTCGCGTCCCCcggcaccgcccccccccccgcccccgccccggaGCAGCCGTCTGGATCCGGGACCCCCAGCGAAAGGGACCATGCCAAGCCAGCCCCTGGGCAAAGAAGCCAGGGCCATGGAGGGGGACGGGGACAGGGATGGGGACTCTGCCCCAGAGATGAACGGGCTGGAGGAGGAGGGCAGTGAGGACGGGCAGAGTGCCAGCCAGGCGGAGTCCGACGGCGAGAGCTCAGAAGTGGAAGATGAGGACTGTGAGCGTCGCCGGGTCGAGTGCCTCGATGAGATGTCTGACCTGGAGAAGCAGTTCTCGGAACTCAAGGAGAAGCTGTTCAAGGAACGGTTGAGCCAGGTGCGTTTCCGGCTCGAGGAGGTGGGGGCCGAGCGTGCCCCTGAGTACACCGAGCCCCTTGGGGGGCTGCAGCGGAGTCTCAAGACTCGAATTCAGGTGGCAGGCATCTACAAGAGTTTCTGTCTAGATGTGATCAGGAACAAGTATGAGTGTGAACTTCAGGCAGCCCGGCAGCACCTGGAGAGCGAGTGGCTGCTGCTGTATAATGCCCTCCAGGGGGAGCTCCAAGAGCGGATTCAGCGGCTGGAGGAGGACCGCCAGAGCATGGACATCAACTCTGAATGGGGGGATGACAAGGTGCACCCGAAGGGGAGCTCGAGATCTTGGGAGGCCCTGCAGTCGGGCAAGCGGAAGAAGGCACCACTGGTCTCTGGTCCTTATATTGTCTACATGCTGGAGGATATGGACATTCTGGAGGACTGGACGGCCATTAAGAAGGCTAAGGTGGCTGTGTCcccacagaagaggaaacctgAGGCCTCTGAAGGTCAGACAAGCTGCAGCCATGGCCTGACTGGACACCTGGGGCTCCTAGACCGGCTCCTGGGCCCACCAGCCACCAGATGACCCCATGGCCTGGCCTCCACCAGCCTTTCCTCCACCGTCTGGCCTCTTGACAGCTGGGTTGCCACCAGGCTCCAGATGCAGGGCTGACACCAGTCCCCAAACATAGGGGACTATTGGGTCCCCTGTCACTTTCTCCCAGAGCCAGTAGACTCTTAGAATGGCCCAGTGACAGCCAGCCTTTGCTACCCCAGCCCAGGGGTGGCTGGAAGCCGTCTTGTTGACCTGAGGCTGCCAGGGGTAGGGGCCCGGGGCCAGCTGAATCTCTGCTGTCCCTTAAATGACATATTTTTGGATTGAGAACAAAggaacccaagttttcctagGGTCCTGGGGATTAGAATCATggtaacataattaaaatttaataattaaaaaaaaaagaaaagcagatcaaagaatctgtactAGTACCCATccagtgtgctggtgttattggccttacatagccacaatAGCGGCAAGCAGCATTATTGttagtcacacaggtaataatcaACAGAGACAGAATCTAAATTATAACAAATATTTA
This region of Trichosurus vulpecula isolate mTriVul1 chromosome 3, mTriVul1.pri, whole genome shotgun sequence genomic DNA includes:
- the LOC118844113 gene encoding breast cancer metastasis-suppressor 1 homolog; its protein translation is MPSQPLGKEARAMEGDGDRDGDSAPEMNGLEEEGSEDGQSASQAESDGESSEVEDEDCERRRVECLDEMSDLEKQFSELKEKLFKERLSQVRFRLEEVGAERAPEYTEPLGGLQRSLKTRIQVAGIYKSFCLDVIRNKYECELQAARQHLESEWLLLYNALQGELQERIQRLEEDRQSMDINSEWGDDKVHPKGSSRSWEALQSGKRKKAPLVSGPYIVYMLEDMDILEDWTAIKKAKVAVSPQKRKPEASEGQTSCSHGLTGHLGLLDRLLGPPATR